One Nocardioides luti DNA window includes the following coding sequences:
- a CDS encoding tRNA (adenine-N1)-methyltransferase yields the protein MHRGPLRAGEWVRLTDQKGRRHNICLEPGKTFHTNRGGMAHDDLIGREEGFTITSSSGGEYLVFRPLLAEFVVSMPRGAAVVYPKDAAQIVAMCDIFPGAHVVEAGVGSGALTCSLLRAVGPFGRVTSYERREEFADVARKNVGQFFGGPEGSDHPAWNLSLGDLAEELPRSGVRADRIILDMLAPWECVEAAADALLPGGIICAYVATTTQLSRFVETVRLHGGFTEPQAWESLVRDWHVEGLAVRPGHKMIGHTAFLVTARRMAPGERAPRKTRRPAPGAYGADYTGPRPADVPAE from the coding sequence GTGCACCGCGGGCCGCTGCGCGCGGGCGAGTGGGTGCGGCTGACCGACCAGAAGGGCCGGCGCCACAACATCTGCCTGGAGCCCGGCAAGACCTTCCACACCAACCGCGGCGGGATGGCCCACGACGACCTGATCGGGCGTGAGGAGGGCTTCACGATCACCTCCTCGTCCGGCGGTGAGTACCTCGTCTTCCGGCCGCTGCTCGCGGAGTTCGTCGTGTCGATGCCGCGCGGCGCGGCCGTGGTCTACCCCAAGGACGCCGCCCAGATCGTCGCGATGTGCGACATCTTCCCCGGTGCGCACGTCGTCGAGGCCGGCGTCGGCTCCGGCGCCCTCACCTGCTCCCTGCTGCGCGCGGTCGGCCCGTTCGGCCGCGTGACGTCGTACGAGCGTCGCGAGGAGTTCGCCGACGTCGCCCGCAAGAACGTCGGCCAGTTCTTCGGCGGCCCCGAGGGCTCCGACCACCCCGCCTGGAACCTCTCCCTCGGCGACCTCGCCGAGGAGCTGCCCCGCTCCGGCGTCCGCGCCGACCGCATCATCCTCGACATGCTGGCGCCCTGGGAGTGCGTGGAGGCCGCCGCCGACGCCCTGCTGCCCGGCGGCATCATCTGCGCCTACGTCGCGACCACCACCCAGCTGTCCCGCTTCGTCGAGACCGTCCGCCTCCACGGCGGCTTCACCGAGCCCCAGGCCTGGGAGTCGCTCGTGCGCGACTGGCACGTCGAGGGCCTCGCCGTCCGCCCCGGCCACAAGATGATCGGCCACACCGCCTTCCTCGTCACCGCCCGCCGGATGGCCCCCGGTGAGCGGGCCCCCCGCAAGACCCGCCGTCCCGCCCCCGGTGCCTACGGTGCCGACTACACCGGCCCCCGCCCCGCCGACGTCCCCGCCGAGTAG
- a CDS encoding RecB family exonuclease, which yields MSVQQESPAERISTPVDGVTVLGALSPSRAGDFMTCPLLYRFRTIDKLPEPFSPDAVRGTVVHQVLEDLFDLPAAERTPETAGDMLVPTWHRLLDESPALAEMFGTGEDGSGPEVAGWLVSCRTVLDRYFTLEDPTRLEPAERELYVETLLDSKLLLRGFVDRIDVAPSGAIRVVDYKTGRSPGPLFEGKALFQMKFYALVLWRLRGVLPAMLQLVYLGNGELLRYVPDEDDLLATERKVEAIWRAIRLAEETGDWRPNPGRLCDWCAHQALCPAWGGTPPPLPERVASTPDPDA from the coding sequence GTGAGCGTGCAGCAGGAGTCCCCCGCCGAGCGGATCTCGACCCCGGTCGACGGCGTGACGGTGCTCGGTGCCCTCTCCCCCAGCCGGGCCGGCGACTTCATGACCTGCCCGCTGCTCTACCGCTTCCGCACCATCGACAAGCTGCCGGAGCCGTTCTCCCCGGACGCCGTGCGCGGCACCGTGGTCCACCAGGTGCTCGAGGACCTCTTCGACCTGCCCGCGGCCGAGCGCACCCCCGAGACCGCCGGCGACATGCTGGTGCCGACGTGGCACCGGCTGCTCGACGAGAGCCCCGCCCTGGCGGAGATGTTCGGGACCGGCGAGGACGGCAGCGGGCCGGAGGTCGCGGGCTGGCTGGTCTCCTGCCGCACGGTGCTCGACCGCTACTTCACGCTCGAGGACCCGACGCGCCTCGAGCCCGCCGAGCGGGAGCTGTACGTCGAGACGCTCCTGGACTCCAAGCTCCTGCTGCGCGGCTTCGTCGACCGCATCGACGTCGCGCCGTCGGGGGCCATCCGGGTCGTCGACTACAAGACCGGCCGGTCGCCGGGGCCGCTGTTCGAGGGCAAGGCGCTGTTCCAGATGAAGTTCTACGCGCTCGTGCTCTGGCGGCTGCGCGGGGTGCTGCCGGCGATGCTGCAGCTGGTCTACCTCGGCAACGGCGAGCTGCTGCGCTACGTCCCCGACGAGGACGACCTGCTCGCGACCGAGCGCAAGGTCGAGGCGATCTGGCGGGCCATCCGGCTCGCCGAGGAGACCGGCGACTGGCGCCCCAACCCGGGTCGCCTCTGCGACTGGTGCGCCCACCAGGCGCTCTGCCCCGCCTGGGGCGGCACCCCGCCGCCGCTGCCCGAGCGGGTGGCGAGCACGCCGGACCCCGACGCCTAG
- a CDS encoding M50 family metallopeptidase — protein sequence MSDREPQQRTRPPGTFKVGTIAGSDVLVSSTWFLVAGLIAIVMAPRVEAVSPGLGPLKYVAGLAFAVVLYLSVLLHEASHALMARRFGFPVTSITLHFLGGMTSIEGEARRPRQEFWIAVVGPLTSLAVGGAAVGLWFVTPDGLLLMAVEGLAGANLLVGVLNLIPGLPLDGGRVLKSLVWGVTGNVHRGTLVAGWGGRLTAVAVLGWPLLQERVLGTPPEILDFLLAFIVSAFLWSGSTAAMASARIRSRLPSIVARELARRTLAVPDDLPLAEAVRRAQDAHAGSIVTTTTGGRPVGVVNEAALLATPEDRRPWVAVSTVARTLEDGLTLPATITGEDLISAINRKPSAEYLLVEEDGAIYGVLSTADVDKAFRQAQH from the coding sequence GTGTCCGACCGAGAGCCCCAGCAGCGGACCCGTCCGCCCGGCACGTTCAAGGTCGGCACGATCGCCGGCAGCGACGTGCTGGTGTCCTCGACGTGGTTCCTGGTGGCCGGGCTGATCGCGATCGTGATGGCGCCGCGCGTGGAGGCGGTCTCGCCCGGTCTCGGGCCGCTGAAGTACGTCGCCGGCCTGGCCTTCGCCGTCGTGCTCTACCTCTCGGTGCTGCTGCACGAGGCGTCGCACGCCCTGATGGCCCGGCGCTTCGGCTTCCCGGTCACCTCGATCACGCTGCACTTCCTCGGCGGGATGACCTCGATCGAGGGGGAGGCGCGACGCCCGCGCCAGGAGTTCTGGATCGCGGTCGTCGGGCCGCTGACCTCCCTCGCCGTGGGCGGTGCCGCCGTGGGGCTGTGGTTCGTGACGCCCGACGGCCTGCTGCTGATGGCTGTCGAGGGGCTCGCCGGCGCGAACCTCCTCGTCGGCGTGCTCAACCTGATCCCCGGGCTGCCCCTGGACGGGGGCCGGGTGCTCAAGTCCCTCGTCTGGGGCGTCACCGGCAACGTGCACCGCGGCACGCTCGTGGCCGGCTGGGGCGGTCGCCTGACCGCCGTCGCCGTGCTCGGGTGGCCGCTGCTGCAGGAGCGGGTCCTCGGCACCCCGCCCGAGATCCTCGACTTCCTGCTCGCGTTCATCGTCTCGGCGTTCCTCTGGTCCGGCTCGACCGCCGCGATGGCGTCGGCCCGCATCCGCTCCCGGCTGCCGAGCATCGTGGCGCGCGAGCTCGCCCGGCGTACCCTCGCCGTCCCCGACGACCTCCCGCTCGCCGAGGCCGTGCGACGGGCGCAGGACGCCCACGCCGGCAGCATCGTGACGACCACGACCGGCGGTCGCCCCGTCGGCGTCGTCAACGAGGCCGCGCTGCTCGCCACGCCGGAGGACCGGCGTCCCTGGGTGGCGGTCTCCACCGTGGCCCGCACGCTCGAGGACGGGCTGACGCTCCCCGCGACCATCACCGGCGAGGACCTGATCTCCGCGATCAACCGCAAGCCGTCGGCGGAGTACCTCCTCGTCGAGGAGGACGGCGCGATCTACGGCGTGCTCTCGACCGCCGACGTCGATAAGGCCTTCCGGCAGGCCCAGCACTAG
- a CDS encoding HAD family phosphatase, with amino-acid sequence MGERNRPAAPAAVLWDMDGTLVDTEPYWIDVEFEIAERHGGTWSKQHALNLVGNDLLESGRYIREHMGIDRSPEQIVEELLDGVVDRVRQAVPWQPGALELLTSLRESGVPCALVTMSYERFVAPILGHLPAETFRVIVTGDTVELGKPHPEPYLTAAAALGLRPEQCLAIEDSNTGAKSAEAAGCTVLVVENHVPVLDGPRRVFRDTLVDVDLAAVWGEDR; translated from the coding sequence GTGGGGGAGCGCAACCGCCCGGCCGCGCCGGCGGCGGTGCTGTGGGACATGGACGGCACCCTCGTCGACACCGAGCCCTACTGGATCGACGTCGAGTTCGAGATCGCCGAGCGGCACGGGGGCACGTGGAGCAAGCAGCACGCCCTCAACCTGGTGGGCAACGACCTGCTGGAGTCGGGTCGCTACATCCGTGAGCACATGGGGATCGACCGGTCGCCCGAGCAGATCGTCGAGGAGCTGCTCGACGGCGTGGTCGACCGGGTCCGCCAGGCCGTGCCGTGGCAGCCCGGCGCCCTGGAGCTGCTGACCTCGCTGCGCGAGTCGGGTGTGCCGTGCGCGCTGGTGACCATGTCGTACGAGCGCTTCGTCGCGCCGATCCTGGGCCACCTGCCCGCCGAGACGTTCCGGGTGATCGTCACCGGCGACACCGTCGAGCTGGGCAAGCCGCACCCCGAGCCGTACCTCACCGCCGCGGCCGCGCTGGGCCTGCGCCCCGAGCAGTGCCTGGCGATCGAGGACTCCAACACCGGCGCCAAGTCGGCCGAGGCCGCCGGCTGCACGGTCCTGGTCGTGGAGAACCACGTCCCGGTGCTCGACGGACCGCGGCGGGTCTTCCGCGACACCCTGGTGGACGTGGACCTGGCCGCCGTGTGGGGCGAGGACCGCTAG
- the arc gene encoding proteasome ATPase, whose translation MSTSEGVSSTGGRSPDELVSQVRFLEAEVTDLRRRLSDAPTQSRGLELRLADTQRSLAGVTSQNERLAQTLREARDQIMKLKEEVDRLAQPPAGFGTFLARNEDDSVDVFTGGRKLRVNASPSVDLDALQRGQEVMLNEALNVVAALEFEKVGEVVMFKELLEDGERALVIANADEERVVRLAEPLRHDTIRAGDSLLLDTRAGYVYEKVPKSEVEELVLEEVPDIDYSAIGGLINQIEQIRDAVELPYLHPELFLEHELKAPKGVLLYGPPGCGKTLIAKAVANSLAKKVAAKTGHEGKSYFLNIKGPELLNKYVGETERHIRLVFQRAREKASEGTPVIVFFDEMDSLFRTRGSGVSSDVENTIVPQLLSEIDGVELLENVLVIGASNREDMIDPAILRPGRLDVKIKIERPDAESARDIFSKYLTATLPLHADDLAEFGGDRDACVTGMIRATVERMYTETEENRFLEVTYANGDKEVLYFKDFNSGAMIQNIVDRAKKMAIKDLLDHDQRGLRVSHMLQACVDEFKENEDLPNTTNPDDWARISGKKGERIVFIRTLITGKQGTEPGRSIDTVSNTGQYL comes from the coding sequence ATGTCCACATCGGAAGGCGTTTCCAGCACAGGCGGCCGCAGCCCCGACGAGCTCGTGAGCCAGGTGCGCTTCCTGGAGGCCGAGGTCACCGACCTCCGCCGCCGGTTGAGCGACGCACCGACCCAGTCCCGCGGCCTCGAGCTCCGGCTCGCCGACACGCAGCGCTCGCTGGCGGGGGTGACGTCGCAGAACGAACGTCTCGCCCAGACGCTGCGCGAGGCCCGCGACCAGATCATGAAGCTGAAGGAGGAGGTCGACCGGCTGGCCCAGCCGCCGGCCGGCTTCGGCACCTTCCTGGCGCGCAACGAGGACGACTCGGTCGACGTGTTCACCGGGGGCCGCAAGCTCCGGGTCAACGCCAGCCCGTCGGTCGACCTCGACGCGCTGCAGCGCGGTCAGGAGGTCATGCTCAACGAGGCCCTGAACGTCGTCGCCGCCCTCGAGTTCGAGAAGGTCGGCGAGGTCGTGATGTTCAAGGAGCTCCTCGAGGACGGTGAGCGCGCCCTGGTCATCGCGAACGCCGACGAGGAGCGCGTCGTACGCCTCGCGGAGCCGCTGCGCCACGACACCATCCGCGCGGGCGACTCGCTGCTGCTCGACACGCGCGCGGGCTACGTCTACGAGAAGGTGCCGAAGTCCGAGGTCGAGGAGCTCGTCCTCGAGGAGGTCCCGGACATCGACTACTCCGCGATCGGCGGCCTGATCAACCAGATCGAACAGATCCGCGACGCCGTGGAGCTGCCGTACCTCCACCCCGAGCTGTTCCTCGAGCACGAGCTCAAGGCGCCCAAGGGCGTGCTTCTCTACGGCCCTCCCGGCTGTGGCAAGACGCTGATCGCCAAGGCGGTCGCGAACTCCCTCGCCAAGAAGGTCGCGGCCAAGACCGGCCACGAGGGCAAGTCCTACTTCCTCAACATCAAGGGGCCCGAGCTCCTCAACAAGTACGTCGGGGAGACCGAGCGCCACATCCGCCTGGTCTTCCAGCGGGCCCGTGAGAAGGCCAGCGAGGGCACCCCCGTCATCGTGTTCTTCGACGAGATGGACTCGCTCTTCCGCACCCGTGGCTCCGGGGTCTCCTCGGACGTCGAGAACACCATCGTCCCGCAGCTGCTGAGCGAGATCGACGGTGTCGAGCTGCTCGAGAACGTCCTCGTGATCGGCGCCTCGAACCGCGAGGACATGATCGACCCGGCGATCCTGCGGCCCGGGCGCCTCGACGTGAAGATCAAGATCGAGCGCCCCGACGCGGAGTCGGCACGCGACATCTTCAGCAAGTACCTCACCGCCACGCTGCCGCTGCACGCGGACGACCTGGCCGAGTTCGGCGGCGACCGCGACGCCTGCGTCACCGGCATGATCCGGGCGACCGTCGAGCGGATGTACACCGAGACCGAGGAGAACCGCTTCCTCGAGGTGACCTACGCCAACGGCGACAAGGAGGTCCTGTACTTCAAGGACTTCAACTCGGGCGCGATGATCCAGAACATCGTCGACCGCGCCAAGAAGATGGCGATCAAGGACCTGCTCGACCACGACCAGCGGGGGCTGCGGGTCTCCCACATGCTCCAGGCGTGCGTCGACGAGTTCAAGGAGAACGAGGACCTCCCGAACACCACCAACCCCGACGACTGGGCCCGCATCTCCGGCAAGAAGGGGGAGCGGATCGTCTTCATCCGCACGCTCATCACCGGCAAGCAGGGCACCGAGCCGGGGCGCTCGATCGACACGGTGTCGAACACCGGCCAGTACCTCTGA